From Phaeocystidibacter marisrubri, the proteins below share one genomic window:
- a CDS encoding chorismate-binding protein: MPERLGDTKVHVSPFIGRATTFHAEGPLDAAELWPSINAQNIHELADVHSDSKEAHIERVRAAVKQIVQNHLRKVVIARREDLEMELDYASTFQKLVNAYPQAIVYALFIEGRLWMGATPETLLTSDEHAIYTMALAGTRKPDGPEFTEKEYDEQLAVTESINDTLLQLGSAKVDAKGPEIIAAGPVQHLITRITAGLPNEGTPVDWAHSLHPTPAVCGMPKRDALSIIDALENFNRELYAGYLGWTSEENSRFYVNLRCMQVGQKRVALYAGGGITALSDPEAEWEETVIKLNTLKSVITQE; this comes from the coding sequence GTGCCAGAGCGACTAGGTGATACGAAAGTTCACGTGAGTCCATTCATAGGGCGTGCCACTACTTTTCATGCCGAAGGTCCATTGGATGCTGCGGAACTTTGGCCTTCTATCAACGCCCAAAATATCCATGAGCTGGCGGATGTTCATTCCGATTCTAAGGAAGCGCACATAGAGCGAGTGCGAGCAGCTGTAAAGCAGATTGTTCAGAATCATCTGCGAAAAGTGGTCATTGCACGAAGAGAAGATTTGGAAATGGAGCTAGACTATGCGTCCACTTTCCAAAAACTAGTAAATGCTTATCCGCAAGCTATTGTTTATGCCCTTTTTATTGAAGGCCGACTATGGATGGGAGCTACTCCAGAAACGCTGTTAACGTCAGATGAGCACGCCATTTATACCATGGCTCTTGCGGGGACGCGTAAACCTGATGGACCTGAGTTTACTGAAAAAGAGTACGATGAACAGTTGGCGGTCACAGAATCGATCAACGATACGCTGCTTCAGTTGGGGTCTGCTAAGGTAGATGCCAAAGGTCCTGAAATAATTGCAGCAGGTCCCGTTCAACACTTGATTACCCGTATCACTGCGGGATTGCCCAATGAAGGGACTCCTGTGGACTGGGCACATTCGCTCCATCCAACCCCTGCTGTGTGCGGAATGCCCAAACGCGATGCCTTGTCCATTATTGACGCACTCGAGAATTTCAACCGAGAGCTCTACGCAGGGTATTTAGGGTGGACATCCGAAGAGAACTCCAGATTTTATGTAAATCTTCGATGTATGCAGGTTGGGCAAAAGCGTGTAGCTTTATACGCTGGTGGAGGAATTACGGCTTTGTCGGATCCCGAAGCCGAATGGGAGGAAACAGTGATTAAACTGAATACTCTCAAAAGCGTTATTACTCAGGAATAA